A single window of Candidatus Hydrogenedentota bacterium DNA harbors:
- a CDS encoding DUF4280 domain-containing protein, with the protein MAMPVVNGAKLLCTMGTAPCTLIVPPVSMVTMEGVPAANIMDFVPMKNITGFGNCITMSNPTVASATAAALGVLTPMPCVPVIPAPWAPGSPTVTVGKMPALNNTSKCMCAFGGSISIVDPGVKKETIA; encoded by the coding sequence ATGGCCATGCCCGTCGTAAACGGGGCCAAATTACTTTGCACCATGGGCACCGCCCCCTGCACGCTGATCGTACCCCCCGTCAGCATGGTGACCATGGAGGGCGTTCCCGCCGCCAACATCATGGATTTCGTGCCGATGAAGAACATCACCGGATTCGGGAACTGCATCACAATGTCCAATCCCACCGTCGCCTCCGCCACCGCCGCCGCGCTCGGCGTGCTCACGCCCATGCCCTGCGTTCCCGTCATTCCCGCCCCCTGGGCGCCCGGAAGTCCCACGGTTACCGTGGGCAAAATGCCCGCGCTGAACAACACCAGCAAGTGCATGTGCGCTTTCGGCGGCAGCATTTCCATTGTGGACCCAGGCGTGAAGAAAGAAACCATTGCCTGA